One Hordeum vulgare subsp. vulgare chromosome 4H, MorexV3_pseudomolecules_assembly, whole genome shotgun sequence DNA window includes the following coding sequences:
- the LOC123447430 gene encoding flowering-promoting factor 1-like protein 5: MDSVQTVIQILLMSGSGSGSGSGVWVFKNGVMQLQPEQPAAARKALLYVPTGERMTSLELLERRLGAHGWERYYENRDIVQLHRRDGGIDLISLPRDFAQFRSTHMYDVVLKNRDSFKVVDVPS; the protein is encoded by the coding sequence ATGGATAGCGTACAGACCGTCATACAGATCCTCCTCATGTCTGGTTCGGGCTCGGGCTCCGGCTCCGGCGTCTGGGTGTTCAAGAACGGCGTGATGCAGCTGCAGCCGGAGCAGCCGGCGGCGGCCCGGAAGGCGCTGCTGTACGTGCCCACCGGCGAGAGGATGACGTCGCTGGAGCTGCTGGAGCGGCGCCTCGGCGCGCACGGCTGGGAGCGCTACTACGAGAACCGCGACATCGTGCAGCTCCACCGCCGCGACGGCGGCATCGACCTCATCTCCCTCCCGCGGGACTTCGCGCAGTTTCGCTCCACCCACATGTACGACGTCGTCCTCAAGAACCGCGATAGCTTCAAGGTCGTCGACGTTCCAAGCTGA